The genomic segment TTAGTTAAAAAAGTAATGGTTGGACAGATGGGATGGGAGGACTAGTTTTATCAAATCTTTTTGGTTGCGGTTGGGTATTGTTGCACGACATGATTGGGAGGATGTTGACAAAAATTTAAAGCCAAGATAGCATGAAATGGGAACACAAGAGAAAGTGCAGAGCAAGTGTCCAGCTATCAAGCAATGAGACAGTCTCCCTCCCTCCCTACCTTGTCTTCACTTCAAAGTTGTTCTCAATCACTTTAgggcccccccccccccctctcctcCATATTCAAAGCGGTGTTCAACTTAACCTTTTGTTTCCACGCCATACCATCCGATGAATGCAGGCTGGAGCAATTCAGTTCTTTACACTTGGGAATTTCGTGAAGTATTGGGGCTCTTCGTCTCTAGCCTCGGAGAATTGACTTGAAAATTATATGCATCGCATTATATTAGATGAAATGTACAAGAGAGAACTATCTTTCACAACTGATAgcaagtgtgtttggattgctaaattattctaaataataataatgtttcgcttgtatcataaacacatttttgcaATCCatctttttgtatttttaattatcttttttattttcatatacATTACATCGCATCACaaaaaagtgttatagtaattatttcaaataatgctCTGTCTAAACACACTTAAATCAGTCCTCACAAAAAGCTATTTCCTTATATCTGTATGGAATTACAGAAAACAAGCAAGTTGATAGTTTGTATCTTCTGAGGGAAAattgcaaactcaacatgattGCCCAAAAGTATATTCTTTGAGCAtggtcattaaaaaaaaaattcattgaaataaaaaatttggataGATTCAATTTCGATGATCATCAAACTCAACTCCATATTTAGAGTTTGAACTCAATatatttggattgtaaattatttgggatatttttactgtagcactttttgtgatgtgatgtatgtgagataaaaagatattgggaagataaaaaggtgtattggaaattgtaaagatgatgtaagcaaataaaattggggaaatatgaagcaatccaaacaaaccattaTATTTTTCtctcccacaaaaaaaaaaaaaaaaaatcgtactGCAGATGTCTGAACTCAACAGGAAGTTATTATGTGGTTGGCAACATAGAGACGTTACCAATTGATGAGAAGAAGCATATGAATGCCAAGGGCATATTCCATTGTACTACCATCTATAGCCATCATAAATAAATACTCCATCAAAGTAAAGACCCATTCAAAGCTTAAAAGCTTCATGTGACCTTGTGTCACTGAGAAGAATCATTAAAATTTTGCAACTATGAGGAAGTCAAGAAGAGTTAGCATGCTACAACTTGTAGcttcaataataaaaaaaaaatgtttcaacTTGTAAACCTTGGTATTTGTGAATTTAGTTAATCAGTTCTACTATGTTTTTTTACGGGGAGGATAGTGGATAAAATTCCTAATTTGGCGTTTCATCACATGGATATGTACTTGGTTGAAGTAAAATTAAACACCATCTGGGAATCAGATTCGACTCTGACGATTGGAATACttttacacttaatagaatgaATGCATCTATTATTATTAGTATGATAACTTGCATTGTTGGAAATGCCAAGCGGCGGTTCCAACTTTTTACGATATGGTTTCCATTGAATTTGTCCGGAAGAAAGGAAGATATGCTATCTATCCCCTGTCGCCCTTCTCACTTTTGTTGATTTTATCGCCTCATATTACACTACtgaaaaccttttttttttttcaagtacaaaaaaaaaaaaaaacaaattacaGCTAATTTCCTAGTTTGTATACTTGTATCTTGGATCTGTAGTCTTTGTCAAATGGATATGCTATTACTTGACTTTTTATGATTTGCTCATATATACAAAACTCAATACAgatgtcatatatatatatatgcacctGTTACATAATTTGTAGTATTTCTcgtatttatcataaattgttGATAAAATCACCATCTTTGCTGAAAAATAAACAACTAGTTTTGCCCTTATGTATATTTTTTGTTATTCACCTTTTGTttatagttttttctttttttcaggaAAGCAACCTCAGTAAACTTACATACACAGGCTATCTTTTCTGGTGTATTTTCCTACGAAAACCTATATATGCATACGTGGAATACGTTCACAGCtgtgaaatttaatttttgtacATGTACCGTACGTTCATAATTATTAGCGTAATAAAAACTTAATCTATATcatattaccaaaaaaaaaaactatatacCATTGCtaccttttcaaaattttttttttatttcgctAGTAACCTCAAAAAGCCCGCACACAGTTAAAATGTGAAAACTTGGCCGGAGACCTTTTAGTCCTTTGCCACAAGTCTAATTTTGTATCATTGGCAAACTTTTTTTGGATTGTTCGCACCCTGTTAATAACCCAAATTGATTGGTGTCTTAAATTGATAAGTTGACACATCATTGTTCCTTGTTAAGCAGGTTCTCCTATGATTTCTGGTCAACGATAATGAAACTTCTACACAGGAAGCTTAGTCATCCCAACTAACGAATAGACGAAGACAACTGAAAAATCTCTTTTCTTCACCCGTAAATAAATAGACTCCACCGGATATAGTTCAGCGATGGATGAACTTGGATATTGTGGGAGTAACTAACTTGCGTTTAGTATCTATGTTTTGAGCTGGTTAGCTCTCCttgataaccaaaaaaaaaaaatagactcGATCATTAGGCGTCACCACGAAATTCTCCCACAAAACAAAAAGGCTTATTTGAGTCAATCTCCACAAATTTATTTACTACTACTATAgtataacaaaatcaataaTTAACACTccaataaaaagaaagaatacaGGCCCCAGTTTTTGTCCCATTGGCGGATACGCTGCAAGgccaaattccagaatttacCAATAGGAAGATAGCCACCGGACCATGATTTGATGAGTGGAATCAAAAAGTTTTTCTATACATATGCGACACATGGAAAGTGGCAATCTAAAAGATGTACCAGTATATAATTGTACAGCCGTAGTTGGGaagtccttttttttaaaaatatccaaATACCTAACCTGCACTTTTCAATCCCCAACCACCCAAAATAAAGCTTCAAAAGCAAACAATTTCTAGAAGCATTAGATTAAAAGCCAAGTCATCCTCCAAGGCTCCTCCTAATCTTAGCCACATCAGGACCGTGTATCTTAAATGTTTTCTCAAGAACTTCATCAGGGATTCCTGGATTTGATGTAAATGCGGCAGATGATGAGATTTGTAGACCGGGGTTTTGGCTGCTGAACCCGGAAATCGCTAATGCTGCTTCCTCTTTGTCCATGTTGTAGAGATAATGGATTAGCCCTTTTGGAAATACAAAACAGTCACCGGGGCGTAATTGTCTAGTGAACAAGTGATTAGAAGCATCGACAAAGCCCACAAAGAGGGAGCCCTTCAGCAAAATGGTCACTTCTGAGGCCCTTGGATGAGAATGCAGGGGCAACAGAGCATCAGGTGCAATATCCAGTCGGGCCATGGCTAAGCCCAAAGTATTGAGCCCCCGTAAATTATTAGTGTTGGTTAGAGAAGTGCTGAAGCCGAACTGATTGCGAGTATCACCGGGGGTTGATAGAGCAGACGTCGCAAAATGGGAAGCAATTGCTTGGTCCGGATTGATGCATGGCACCCCATTACCATAGAAGTTGGGAGGATTTTCTGCGGATGCGACGCAATAGTCTTGAAGCGGATCTGGGTCGGAACGGACAAAGCCCAAAAGAAAAATTGGGCCCAAAATTAGTTGAAGAAGAACAAAGCTGATTTTCATGCTTGAAACGAACAGGGAGCTTCCACTTGTTGCTATGCGATGGAGAACTGCTCGTCTGACAAACAAGTGACATTATTGTGTTTATATACACTACTGTTTACTTGTTAATCGGACACACATCCTGCTTGGGGAAGAGATTGAGTAGCTTCTGAGCATTCCAGTTtccaggaaaagaaagcaaTGACAGCGAGTGATTTTGACCATAGATATATCTTTATCCATAAAAGGAAGATGTTATTCTCACttcttttttgttatttgcaTTCCAACtatcatttttattatataatttttatttattaaatagatTATCAACCTATATAGTAAAAGCGCGAATGGGATTGTTGAGGGTGGTGGTTGTTCTGCTGACGTGGCTGACTTTTATTGGCTGAAATTTGGTCGTCAATCGCGTGGGACTTGTGTGCTCTTGCTGGGAAGTGTAATTCTTCTTCTCTTGCTTTTGtccaagagaagaagaagaaggaccTTCGGTTTTTTGGCTGAGATTTGGCCGTCAATCGCGTGGGCCTCGTGTGCTCTTGCTGGGAAGTGTAATTCTTCTTGTCTTGCTGGTTGTGCTGATGTGGCTACATTTCATTCGCTGGGGGGTCGTCGTCCATCACGTGGGGCTCGCGTGCTTTCGCTGGGAGGAGAATTCAGATTCTTGCTTTTGTCCGCTGGGAGGAGAAGTGCAACTGTTTTTTGTCCGAAAGACGAAAATGAAGACCAGCTGACCTGCTGAGTTCAATGTGGCTCAATGTGCTGACTTGCTGAGACGAAAGTGATGGGCTCAATGTGGGTTTCCATGGTTTTACGATTTTGCCCTTCTTTTAAAAAACAGATGCACCGTTGTTTGTTGCTGAGCTCAACCTATTATCCACTGGATTCAATCTAAGACGTGCAGTAGCAGAGAAAATCACATCAATTGAAGGTTGGTTAGTGGCTCGAGGATTACTACCATCAAATTCttatcttcttcctcttctgatTTCTGTACGATTGCGAAGAGGTTGAAGTTTGCTCTCTTGGCTCGAAGAACGACTTGACCATGTTGGTTCCTATAGCAGAAGACAGCCGCATAAGCGAACAAGTCCTGAGGAAGAAGGTATTTTCCTGTCCAACTTCCATTTGCATAAACCAGTAGCATGACACATTCAGGGCCGCCCGGATCATCATCGCTGTTGAAAGCTGAGGCCTTTACTCTTATAGATCTGCCTGGTTCGATCCTAACAATTTTCCTGAACCTATCAGGCCTAGAGCCATCCACCCACATCTTGATTTCTATGTTGAACCAAGTCCTGTTTTCTAGGATGGTAACCTTATTTCCCATTTTCCGACGGAGAGGGGAAGTTCCAGGTGCTCGTGTGCAGGTGTAATAGGGAAGTAGAAACGGAGCAAAAGGTGAGAGAGAAGTCACCGGCGGACCAACAATTCTTCCATACCTCTCCGATTTTTTCTGTATTGTTTTCTCTAAAAATTAAGGTCAACAACAGCCACAGATGATCTTCAATTTTCTAGCTTTTGTTTCTGATCTTTTTAGATGAGATGAGGTACAAATAACTTGTAGAGTTACTCAACTTTTCTCTGTTCTTCCAATGGTCTTTATTTgcttaaaaattaataaagctTGGTTTAATATCTCTGTTAGTCAATTATTTTCTTAGCGATAAGAACTTTGATCTTCTAATCTTTATATCTtaagattttttattttattttatgtctctTATGTTTTATTTATCCGATTTCctaatttttatagtattatCTTTGCAGGAAAAAGATGAAAACTTTTATGGGATGCAAATGCAAGTACTTGTGGATATATTCCATCCTTTTCTGTCCTCCAAAGGTCTGTTCTGCTTTATTTATCTattgatttatttgtttatttattttttgccgATAAAACCTTCGTCCTTTTAATTTCGGTCTCTACTCTCAAATCacttgaagtttttattttatattttattttattggattatactattatttttatagaaaggaagatgaatttattagGTTTTAGCTAAAAAATAGGCATGAACATCAATGTTTTCCTCTATAAACATTTTTTCTGGTGCTGTTTGACAGAAAGTATCAGTTATAGTGGTTTCTTAAAGCATTCTAGAAGCATTTAATCCCTAAAACACCTATGCATTCTAGAGCCCCTGTTGTAGAAACACtgattgcttcttttcttggcgCACATTCATCTGTGATTTTTCCCGTCTTTTTACTTCGTTTATACTTTCATATTACAATTTGCATTTTTACAGAGtgaggaagaaaaggaagaacaaCCTCTGTGGTAAGAAACTTTTTAGCCCACAAGTTTTTTGCTCTGGTTTGTTTCCCTTTTCAATTTGTGACCTTCCCTCTTTCCCTCTATGACAGAAATTTGTGGAGGATGGCAAAAAATTGTGGTAAAACTCTTGCTCCTATTTTTTTCACGGTACTTTGGGCCTTTTGTTTTTAGATTTTAATATTCTTCTCTTAAATACTAGCTTTGAGTGAATCCTTTTACCTGTCAAAATGAAATCTGCCAAAATTATATCAAGTGCATCTGTTAAATCAGAAGCTAAATGATAAATAACATTAACTAATATGGAACAAAAGGGTCGAGTTTAAGACTTTTCACTTTGACTTTTACAGAGAAGTTTAAAGATTTTCCGAAGAAACCTCTAAGCTGGTTCAGGAATCATTTTTTGCTCAGTTAAAAGTTGAATCCTTTTGTTCTTTGCTTGTTTTTTCACTGAATATGAGACCTGGTCTTCATGCAATTTCTGTCTCTGCATCTTTTAGGACAAGTCAATATTTCTAAAGTAgtatatgtttgagagtaagACTAGAGAGATGATTGTCTACACAACCGAAGGTACTTTGCCTTTGCAATTTCTCAGGGATAAATTTTTCCCCGTCAGATTTTTATCTCtgaccttttctttcttctttcttctttttctggtATCCACTACAGGAAGAAGCAATCTTTATTTGTGGTCCAGGAATAAACAAATGGTGAAGATAGCCTTTAAGTAGGTGTTTGTTCACCTTTTattgttgtttttccttttttgggttTTAATGATAGTATAAGTTCTAATTAATTCAGGTTCTGTTTAATTGATATGTGAGAATACCTTAAACTAGGTGACTTGGTTGAGCAGATATTGTGCACATCCGTATTTGGAACTCCATAGCATGTCAGCTTCCTTATTTGGCTATCTAGATAGACTATTTTGTAGTGTGAAAATGTCATCTTCTTTTGATGGGCTTTTGAATAACGAATCATTAGTTTCTTTTCATTGATTAATTTTATAGATTGATTACACTTTTGTTGTTAGAGTAAGTTTTACTTGGTaataaatttgtatatttcatcTTTAACCTTTTGGGTTCATTTCTTGAACTTCAATATTTATAGGTATAAACTTGTTGAAAAAAGGATGAGAGGCATTGGCAGTGTGAGGAGGGAcgtaaaagaaaagaagaaaggtgTGCGAAAAAGTGCAAGTTGAAATACTGATACTGAAATGATTATGGTCATTACTGTAATGATTAAAATGTTAAGAAAAAGCTAGAGATTGAGTTTCAAGAAAAGACCCTTGGGTTACTTGGCGCTAACATAGGCATTGGTCATTTAAGTTTCCTATTCTTTGGgaaattcactattatttgacCATTTCAATATTCTTTTACCATACTAGAGCTACTGTGTTTGGTTGACTGTATCATTGATAGCTATTTAATGTAACTTGTCTTTACTCCTCGCAGCTAAAATGGATTGATGAGGCTgttgtttttttattattgctGTATTTGTGGTGTCATTTAAGCTTAGGAACCAAGCCATAAATAAGTTATCTCATCTGTTGGCTTTGGCTTTTAGTGCAAAAGTTTCATGCTTTTCAGTTTATGCTGTACTATATTACTTGATCATTTGGAGTCTTGGAGCTCAAAATCAAGATTGCATTGGTTATCACTCGACATGTTATATGCTCAAATTTCCCAGCTCTTGTTTAGTTGTTGCTTGggattttcaaaataacttaaattgttaattttctttgtttctttttcatgtCTCTGCCATTGTCAATTTCCAATGGAATTGAACTTATTTCATCTTTTGATGACTTTAGTTTGAAGTTTTTAATTATAGTTTTGAATAATTTTCAACTAATTGTGGGAAAGGAGGTTAaagtggcaaaatttgttagaTTGGTTGGTAGATAACACTTTGGCCACAAATGCTGTTACGAAAGGTGTATGTTTACCAAAAAAACCTATTATTTAGAAGAAAAAATCCCTAGatctcttttccttctttgaccataTAGTTTTGGATTCATGGGTTGTTTAAATTTTAGCACAATGTCTTTGGCTAAAAACTTGGTGATTATCTTTGTGTAACATTTTATAGCCTTCTTTTTTTCTACTTGTTTCCATTTTGCATATGAACAATTTATTTTTGCTCCTGTTTATTGTTGTTAACTTTTGGGTTGAATTTTATAGGGGTAATGCTTCGTTTAGTACCAGTCAGTCTAAGCCCAAGCTTTGGCCTTTTAGCATAATTCAGCTTTAGACAAGTAAGCTGTTTAcactttatttaaaaaaatatcttaGTCAAATAGATGTGCTTGTATACTAATAATTAGTAGATGTCTCTGTTGATTATGTTTCTGTTAATTATGAGAAAATGATTAAGTTTCTGTTAATTATCTTTTCTACTATTTAACTTGCGAACCATTTCTTTGTGTCCTTATTTGGTGTTAAATTAGATGGATACCGGG from the Coffea arabica cultivar ET-39 chromosome 11e, Coffea Arabica ET-39 HiFi, whole genome shotgun sequence genome contains:
- the LOC113715338 gene encoding germin-like protein subfamily 1 member 1 — encoded protein: MKISFVLLQLILGPIFLLGFVRSDPDPLQDYCVASAENPPNFYGNGVPCINPDQAIASHFATSALSTPGDTRNQFGFSTSLTNTNNLRGLNTLGLAMARLDIAPDALLPLHSHPRASEVTILLKGSLFVGFVDASNHLFTRQLRPGDCFVFPKGLIHYLYNMDKEEAALAISGFSSQNPGLQISSSAAFTSNPGIPDEVLEKTFKIHGPDVAKIRRSLGG